From the genome of Elusimicrobiota bacterium:
GCGCTTGGCGGCGAGCTCCTGGAGCATGGTCCCCAGGCGGGGATGGCTCTTGAGCACGGTCTCCACATCCCGGGCGACGATGCGGAAGACCTGGCATTGGGCCCGGGCCACGGCGGTGGCCACGCGTATGCCGTCGCGCAGCAGGGCCATCTCGCCGAAGACGGCCCCCGGCTCCAAGGTAGCCAAGGTGATCCCGGCGCCGCCGAAGATCTTCGTGATGACCACCTGGCCGGAGCACAGGACGTAGAGGTCCTTTCCCGCCTCGTCCTGCTC
Proteins encoded in this window:
- a CDS encoding cyclic nucleotide-binding domain-containing protein, giving the protein MADKLNLNGETLAMLREAFHLAELSPEIKADEVLRLFPNSGLFAYVPDEHIIEQDEAGKDLYVLCSGQVVITKIFGGAGITLATLEPGAVFGEMALLRDGIRVATAVARAQCQVFRIVARDVETVLKSHPRLGTMLQELAAKRSQ